In a genomic window of Paraburkholderia phenazinium:
- a CDS encoding GlxA family transcriptional regulator yields MSPDRTASLSHFAFMPLPNFTMIAFTNAIEVLRMANYLSGQQLYRWSIISPDGGPVTASNGLAVDTGPAECVGQPDIVFVCGGIDVQRETTPAHLSTLRRFARGGVALGSLCTGTYALAKSGLLAGYACAIHWENMSALKEEFPDTRFLKELFVIDRDRVTCTGGVAPLDMMLNLIAARVGTARVTQIAEQFIVEHVRDTNAQQRMPLVARLGSANKSLFEVIALMENNIEEPLSREELARLANMSQRQLQRLFREHLGMTPTHYYLTLRLRRARELLLQTDMSIMHITMACGFQSACHFSKSYRDAFGTAPTRERRKQVAPLAHTMPPGAPLGIALQA; encoded by the coding sequence ATGTCGCCTGACCGCACCGCGTCGCTGTCCCACTTCGCTTTCATGCCGCTGCCGAACTTCACGATGATCGCCTTCACCAATGCGATCGAAGTACTGCGGATGGCGAACTACCTGAGCGGACAACAGCTCTATCGCTGGTCGATCATCAGCCCCGACGGCGGCCCGGTTACGGCAAGCAATGGTCTGGCGGTCGACACCGGTCCCGCCGAATGCGTGGGCCAGCCCGATATCGTGTTCGTGTGCGGCGGCATCGACGTGCAGCGCGAAACCACCCCCGCCCATCTGTCGACGCTGCGCCGCTTCGCGCGTGGCGGCGTGGCGCTCGGCAGCCTGTGCACCGGCACCTATGCGCTCGCCAAGTCAGGGCTGCTGGCCGGTTACGCCTGTGCAATCCATTGGGAGAACATGTCGGCGCTCAAGGAAGAGTTTCCGGACACGCGCTTCCTGAAAGAACTGTTCGTGATCGACCGCGACCGCGTGACCTGCACCGGCGGCGTTGCGCCGCTCGACATGATGCTCAACCTGATTGCGGCGCGCGTCGGCACCGCACGCGTCACGCAGATCGCCGAGCAGTTCATTGTCGAACACGTGCGCGATACCAACGCGCAGCAACGCATGCCGCTCGTCGCGCGGCTCGGCTCGGCGAACAAGTCGCTGTTCGAAGTGATCGCACTGATGGAGAACAACATCGAGGAGCCGTTGTCGCGCGAAGAGCTCGCGCGCCTCGCCAACATGTCGCAACGGCAATTGCAGCGCCTGTTCCGCGAGCACCTCGGCATGACGCCGACGCATTACTACCTGACCTTGCGTTTGCGGCGCGCCCGCGAGTTGCTGCTGCAGACCGACATGTCCATCATGCACATCACGATGGCATGCGGCTTCCAGTCGGCGTGTCACTTCAGCAAAAGCTATCGCGACGCCTTCGGCACCGCACCCACGCGTGAACGGCGCAAGCAGGTTGCGCCGCTGGCCCACACCATGCCGCCGGGCGCACCGCTCGGTATCGCACTGCAGGCCTGA
- a CDS encoding serine hydroxymethyltransferase yields MSNANPFFSQTLAERDAPVRSAVLKELERQQSQVELIASENIVSRAVLEAQGSVLTNKYAEGYPGKRYYGGCEFADQIEALAIERVKQLFNAGYANVQPHSGAQANGAVMLALTKPGDTVLGMSLDAGGHLTHGAKPALSGKWFNAVQYGVDRETLRIDYDQVEALAHEHKPTLIIAGFSAYPRVLDFARFRAIADSVGAKLMVDMAHIAGVIAAGRHPNPLEHAHVVTSTTHKTLRGPRGGFVLTNDEDIARKINSAVFPGLQGGPLMHVIAGKAVAFGEALQDGFKSYIDSVLANAQALGEVLKAGGVDLVTGGTDNHLLLVDLRPKGLKGTQVEQALERAGITCNKNGIPFDTEKPTVTSGIRLGTPAGTTRGFGVSEFREIGRLILEVFEALRVSPEGDAATEQRVRREIFALCERFPIY; encoded by the coding sequence ATGTCGAACGCAAACCCCTTCTTTTCGCAGACGCTCGCCGAACGCGATGCGCCGGTCCGCAGCGCGGTGCTCAAGGAGCTCGAGCGGCAACAGTCGCAAGTCGAGCTGATCGCGTCGGAAAACATCGTGTCGCGGGCGGTACTCGAAGCGCAAGGCTCGGTGCTGACCAACAAGTATGCGGAAGGGTATCCGGGCAAGCGTTACTACGGCGGTTGCGAATTCGCCGACCAGATCGAGGCGCTGGCGATCGAGCGCGTCAAGCAACTGTTCAACGCAGGGTACGCCAATGTGCAGCCGCACTCGGGCGCGCAGGCCAATGGCGCCGTGATGCTGGCGCTCACGAAGCCGGGCGATACGGTGCTCGGCATGTCGCTCGACGCGGGCGGCCACCTCACGCACGGCGCAAAACCCGCGCTGTCCGGCAAGTGGTTCAACGCCGTTCAATATGGTGTGGATCGCGAGACGCTGCGGATCGACTACGACCAGGTGGAGGCACTGGCGCATGAACATAAGCCCACGCTGATCATTGCCGGCTTCTCGGCTTATCCGCGGGTGCTCGACTTTGCGCGGTTCCGCGCGATTGCCGATAGCGTCGGCGCGAAGTTGATGGTGGATATGGCGCACATCGCCGGCGTGATCGCCGCAGGCCGCCATCCGAATCCGCTCGAACACGCACACGTTGTGACTTCAACGACCCATAAGACGCTGCGTGGCCCGCGCGGCGGTTTCGTGCTGACCAATGACGAAGACATCGCCAGGAAAATCAACTCTGCGGTCTTTCCGGGCCTGCAAGGCGGCCCGTTGATGCATGTGATCGCCGGCAAGGCGGTCGCATTCGGCGAAGCGCTGCAGGACGGCTTCAAGTCGTATATCGACAGCGTGCTGGCCAATGCCCAGGCGCTCGGCGAAGTGCTGAAGGCAGGCGGCGTCGATCTGGTCACCGGCGGCACGGACAATCACCTGCTGCTGGTGGATCTGCGTCCCAAGGGCCTGAAGGGCACCCAGGTCGAACAGGCGCTGGAGCGCGCGGGCATCACCTGCAACAAGAACGGCATCCCCTTCGATACGGAAAAGCCCACGGTCACCTCCGGCATTCGCCTCGGCACGCCGGCCGGCACGACGCGCGGTTTTGGCGTCAGCGAGTTCCGCGAGATCGGCCGCCTGATTCTTGAGGTGTTCGAAGCGTTGCGCGTGTCGCCCGAAGGCGATGCGGCCACCGAACAGCGCGTGCGCCGCGAGATCTTCGCGCTGTGCGAGCGCTTCCCGATCTACTGA